AGGTGGGAATATTCATCGATGGAAGACGCCATTGGCGGAGCGATGGATTTGGTTGGAAATATTTCAAGATGAGAATAATCCAGATAATAACAAAACTCGAAAAAGGCGGAGCTCAACTCACGGTTCTTGAGATAATGAGAAAAAAGAAAAACTCAATGTTGATAACCGGAAAAGATGGGGTTTTACTGCCAGAGGCGCTGAAAAGATTCAAAGGCAGAGTTTTCATCGCTAAAGACCTCGTAAGGAACGTCGATCCAATAAGAGATTTTCTCGCTTTAATACAGATTATGAAGACATTGAATAAACTAAAAAAAGAAAGAAGATGCCTTGTCCATACGAACAGTTCAAAAGCAGGTCTTTTAGGAAGATGGGCAAGTATCGTTCTGAATATTCCATGCGTTCACACCGTTCATGGATGGAGTTTTAATCCTCATCAAAAAAAAATATTTAGAAATTTGGCGATTATTCTGGAGAAGATCACCTCGTATTTCACTTCTCAAATTGTAGTTGTGACGACCCAAGACATCGAAAAAGGGCTTGAATTTAAAATTGGGAAAAAAGAGAAATATTCTCTTGCCAGGGCGGTGACGGATCTTGACCCTTTCAGAATAAGTCCTGTTGAAAACCTGAGAAAGAAACTCGGTTTCCCGGAAAATTGTCCGTTAGTCGGCAGTGTATCTAATTTCAAACCTCAAAAAGCACCTCTCGATTTCATAGAAACAGCAGAAAAAGTAGTCAAGAAGACAGAAAACGTGATCTTTTTCATCGCGGGAGGCGGACCTCTTCTCTCGAAATCCAAAAAACTCGCAAAAACCCTCGGAATAGAAGATAAAATCTTTTTTTTGGGATGGAGGGACGATATTCCCGATTTGATGAGAGTCATGGATGTGTTTTTGCTCGTTTCTCTGTGGGAGGGACTTCCGCAAGTAGTATTACAGGCAATGGCTGCCGGTAAACCCGTAGTCGTCACCGCTGTCGACGGATCAAAAGAAATTGTCATAAACGGTGTAAAC
This window of the candidate division WOR-3 bacterium genome carries:
- a CDS encoding glycosyltransferase family 4 protein, giving the protein VGIFIDGRRHWRSDGFGWKYFKMRIIQIITKLEKGGAQLTVLEIMRKKKNSMLITGKDGVLLPEALKRFKGRVFIAKDLVRNVDPIRDFLALIQIMKTLNKLKKERRCLVHTNSSKAGLLGRWASIVLNIPCVHTVHGWSFNPHQKKIFRNLAIILEKITSYFTSQIVVVTTQDIEKGLEFKIGKKEKYSLARAVTDLDPFRISPVENLRKKLGFPENCPLVGSVSNFKPQKAPLDFIETAEKVVKKTENVIFFIAGGGPLLSKSKKLAKTLGIEDKIFFLGWRDDIPDLMRVMDVFLLVSLWEGLPQVVLQAMAAGKPVVVTAVDGSKEIVINGVNGFLVRPQNPEEAAEKILSLINDEHLRGRIGSQAFKTVERGFSIQEMMEALENVWIKAQTPAKEIKSFLF